The sequence below is a genomic window from Vibrio spartinae.
TGTTTCGCTGAGCGGCGGTATAACAGAAGAAATAAAAAATACAGGGAGAGGAATGCTAACGGCCACCATGCGTAGGGCGCGAAAGCAAATGAGCCGATGACACCAGAAAAAACGGCCATCAATGGCCGCATAAAACGAGAATAGTTTGGATTAGACATCAGTGATTATTGTTTAACTCGATAGGGAGTGGTTGCCGACTATATTACTATTCCTGAAACGCTTCTGAAACGGTTTCAACGTCAGGAATTGTCACTTGTAGTTGAATCACGCGTCGGTTATCTGCACTGGTTACTTTAAACTGATAGTCAGTCAATTGAACCACTTCACCCCGTTCAGGGAGATGGCCGAATGCTGTCATTACCAGCCCGCCAACGGTGTCCACCTCTTCATCACTGAAGTTGGTACCGAATGTCTGATTAAAGTCTTCAATCGTCGTCAGCGCATTGACGGCGAAAGTGTGTTTGCTGAGTTTTCGGATATCCTGTTGTTCTTCATCATCGGTTTCATCTTCGATATTTCCGACGATTTCTTCCAGTATATCCTCGATGGTAACAAGCCCGGACACACCACCAAATTCATCGACAACAATCGCCATATGGTAGCGTTCTTCCCGGAACTCTTTCAATAACCGATCGACTCGCTTACTTTCGGGAACAACAACAGCAGGACGAATAACTTCATCGATATGAAATGGTGTACATGTTGAACCGAGATATTTGAGCAGATCTTTTGCCAGCAAGATACCATCAACATGGTCTTTATCTTCACTGATGATGGGATATCGTGAGTGTTGGGCATCTGTGATGAGGGTGATGAGTTTGTCGAGGGATGCCTCTCTGTCAATCGTCACCATCTGATAGCGGGGGATCATAATATCCCGAACTCGCATTTCAGAAATTTGAATGACCCCTTCCAACATATCTTTCGTATCGTGATCGATCAGGTCATTGATTTCCGAATCCCGGATAACTTCTACCAATTCCTGTCGATCTTTGGGGTCGCCCTGAAAAAGCTGACCTAAACGTCCGAAAAAGGACTTCTTACTCGGACCTTCAGAATTCTGCGAATTGTCTTCGTTCATTGTTACTCTATTCAGTCACGCTATCAGACGTGTGATAGCACACATCGTAGAACAAGGGGGTGTTGATTCTCTGCTCTACTATTTCTCTGTTAAATATGGGTCTTGATAGCCCAATTTCAACATAATTTCTGTTTCGAGTGACTCCATTTCTACAGCTTCGTCATCGTCGATATGATCATAACCTAACAGATGAAGGCTACCATGTACAACCATATGCGCCCAATGCGCGGGCAACGGTTTATGCTGCTCATCGGATTCCTGTTCGACAACTTCGCGGCAAATCACTAGATCGCCTAACAGATCCAGTGTAACTCCCGGTGGTAATTCAAACGGAAATGACAATACATTGGTCGGTTTGTCTTTTCCGCGATATTGAGAGTTTAGTTGCTGACTTTCCACATGGTCAACAATTCGAATTGTGACTTCTGCTTGTGTCTGAAAAGGGGAGACCGCGGCTGTGAGCCAGTGAGCAAAATTCTCTTCAGAGGGAATATTTTCCGGGTGTTCTACTGCAACTTGTAAATCGAGCACAATACTCATGATTGATCAGACTCCGGTACGGTTGGAGAAGCGTCTTGTTGCTCTTCAGTCGCACGGTTTTGTTGCGTTTCCCGGCGTCTTTTCTCGTACTCTTTGCGCTCTCTTTGATCTTGTGCTTCCCATTTTTCATAAGCATTGATAATCCGGGCAACAACCGGATGACGAACGACATCATCTGCTTGGAAGAAATTGAAGCTGATTTCATTGACTTCATTCAGAACTTCTACTGCGTGACGGAGTCCTGATCTTGCACCACGAGGCAAGTCAATCTGAGTGACATCGCCTGTGATGACCGCTCTTGAATTGAAACCGATACGGGTCAGAAACATTTTCATCTGCTCGACCGTGGTATTCTGACTTTCATCTAAGATAATAAATGCATCGTTGAGTGTCCGGCCTCGCATATAGGCGAGAGGCGCTACTTCAATCACATTTCTCTCAATCAGCTTTTCAACCCGTTCAAAGCCAAGCATTTCAAACAGCGCATCGTACAGTGGACGAAGGTAAGGATCGACTTTTTGACTGAGGTCGCCCGGGAGAAATCCGAGTTTCTCACCCGCTTCAACGGCTGGACGTGTTAACAGAATACGACGAATTTCTTGTCGTTCGAGCGCATCAACGGCAGCGGCTACGGCAAGATATGTTTTTCCTGTTCCGGCAGGTCCGACTCCGAAAGTAATGTCATGAGTCACCATGTTCATCAGATATTGCGCCTGATTCGGTGTTCTGGGTTTGATCATTCCTTTCTTCGTTTTGACGAAGACTTCTTTTCCGTGCTCAAAGGAAGGTTCAGCATTCTGTTCCAGAATACCGGATTCTTTGATAGCAAGGTGAATTTGTTCAGGCTCAATATCCGGAATTTGTCCCCTGACCGGTGCCGTATTCACATAAAGCGTTTTGAGAATATCGATGGCTGCCGTTGTGGTATGTGGTTTACCGACGACGGTGAACAGGTGGTTACGGTAATTGATTTCAACGCCCAGACGACGTTCAAGCTGTTTGATATTATCGTCAAACGGCCCGCACAGACTTGCAAGGCGACGGTTATCGGATGGTTCCAGGCTGATTTCCAGTGTGATAATTTTATTACTCAATGTGACCTCTCATGATGCCATCCTCGGGTTTCCGATTTTGACCGGAAACCAGATGGGGAATTGTTCGAGACTAAGGGGTAAATGTAGCAACTCCCAACTCATTTTCTCGACGTGTCTTTTGGATCATCTCCAGCGGGGAAGTAACCACGCGTAGATCCATTTCCTGCTCGGTACGAATCAGTTCACCGCGCAGAGAGTTCGGGAAAACATCCACAATCTTGACATCAACAAACTGACCGATCAGGTCTGCTGAACCTTCAAAATTCACAACACGATTGTTTTCTGTTCTACCGCGTAATTCCATCAAATTCTTTTTCGATGGTCCTTCAACCAGAATACGTTGCTCGGTATCTAACATCAGACGCGAGTAGCGCATTGCCTGACTATTAATGGTTTGCTGTAATTCATACAGCCGCTCTTTCTTCACGGTTTCGCTCAGATCACAAGGGTAATCGGCTGCCGGTGTGCCCGGGCGAGGAGAGAAGACAAAGCTGAAACTCATATCAAAGTCTACATCTCGAATCAGTTGCATCGTGTCTTGAAAGTCTTTATCTGACTCTCCGGGGAAACCGACAATAAAATCAGAGCTGATTTGAATATCCGGACGTGCTTTGCGTAGTTTGCGAATGATGGATTTATATTCAATGGCCGTATGCGGACGTTTCATCATTGTCAAAATCCGATCAGAACCACTTTGTACCGGAAGGTGCAGGAAACTCACCAATTCCGGAGTATCTTCGTAAACCGTAATAATATCGTCGGTGAATTCCAACGGATGGCTGGTAGTGAAACGGATCCGGTCAATACCATCGATCGATGCGACTAAACGCAATAGATCTGCAAATGAGCAAATCTCACCATCATATGTGGCACCGCGGTACGCATTGACGTTCTGGCCAAGCAGATTGACTTCACGAACGCCTTGTTCGGCAAGTTGAGCAATTTCATACAGCACATCATCCATTGGACGGCTGACTTCTTCACCACGCGTATATGGCACCACACAATAAGTGCAGTATTTTGAACAGCCTTCCATGATGGAAACATAAGCTGTTGCACCATCAGCCCGAGGTTCAGGCAGACGGTCGAATTTTTCAATTTCCGGGAATGAAATGTCCATGACGGGCGCTTCGGCAGATTGAGACTGCTTAATCATTTCCGGCAGGCGATGCAGGGTTTGTGGCCCAAATATGACATCAACGAATGGTGCCCGTTCACGGATATGATCACCTTCTTGAGTGGCGACGCAACCACCGACGCCAATAACAACGCCCGGCTTATGATCCTTTAAATTTTTCCAGCGACCTAATTGATGGAATACCTTTTCTTGCGCTTTTTCTCGGATTGAACAGGTATTCAATAGTAGGACATCTGCTTCCTCTGGTTCTTCTGTTAACTCATAGCCACTTGCCGCGTTGAGTAGGTCGGCCATTTTGGATGAATCATATTCATTCATTTGGCAACCCCAGGTTTTAATTAGCAGTTTCTTACTCATCTCACTTTCGCTCGTTTTGTCTGTCTGAATGCTTTGGGGCTCATGCCCTTAGTATATACTGAAAATTACCGTACTGACGGTAAGCGGCGTATTGTACTGTTTTCAAAACCTGCTGACCAGTGTTTAACACTGATCACAATATACAAGGAAAATGGCAACCAGAGGTTTGATGTTATTTATTGTTAAATCATTCGCAATATCTTTGTCTTACTGAGTGAATGAGACAAAATCAGTTCTCAAGATGACAGTGAGTCCGTACAATCACAGGGTCAAAATTAGTCATAAGTAGTCAGCATTATGGAAACATATCAAGTTGCTGTTGTCGGGGGTGGCATGGTCGGTGCCGCTTTAGCTTTGGGGCTGGCACAGCAGGGTAAAAAAGTTGTTTTACTGGAAAGTCATCAGCCGCAGCCTTTTGATGCGACTCAGCCCATGGACGTTCGGGTGTCAGCTATCTCGATGGCCTCGGTCAAACTGCTTAAATCATTGGGGGTGTGGCAACACATTGAGTCGATGCGAGTGTGTCCCTACCGCCGTCTTGAAACATGGGAATCTGTGGAATGTAGGACCTGCTTTGATGCTCATGATATTGGGTTGGAGCAGTTGGGATATATGGTTGAGAACCGTGTTATCCAGCTTGGCATATGGCAAGCATTTCAGCAATATCCTAACTTAACGGTGAAGTGCCCGAGCCGCTTGCAAAAAATTGAGTTCGGTGAGCAGGAGAATTGTTTACATCTGGATGAAGAGCCGATGATTCATGCTCAATGGGTCGTTGGTGCGGATGGTGCTCATTCTCAGGTGCGTGATTTCGCTCGTATCGGGGTAACCGCGTGGGATTATCGTCAACACTGTATGTTGATTCATGTGAAGACCGAGCAGCCACAACAGGACGTGACTTGGCAACGCTTTTATCCATCAGGTCCGCGTTCATTTTTACCATTAAGTGGTCATCAGGCTTCACTCGTCTGGTACGATACACCCCAAAAAATTCGCCAATTGAGTCAGTTACCTTCCACTCGACTGGCGCAGGAAATTCAAGCGCATTTTCCCTCAGAACTTGGTGAGATCGATGTCGTCCAGCATGGCTCATTTGCTTTGACCCGGCGCCATGCCCATCAATATGTTGCCAAGCGCTGCGTTTTGATTGGTGATGCCGCGCATACGATTCATCCGCTGGCAGGACAAGGTGTGAATCTCGGTTTGAAAGATGTGAAATGTTTGCTCAAGCAGCTTTCAGAATCGAGTACGCTCGACGAAAGTGCGTTTGTGCGTTACGAACAACGTAGAAGGCCGGATAATTTACTGATGCAAACAGGAATGGACGTATTTTATAAAACCTTCAGCAACAACCATACACCAGTAAAAATCGTTAGAAATGTTGCCTTAAAATTGGCAAATCATTCTGGGATGCTGAAAAAACAAGTGCTACGTTATGCAATTGGCCTGTCATGAAGGGGTAATGAGATATAAAAAACGCTGCCTTGGGCAGCGTTTAACGAATGAGTATTCTCATAATGAGGTTGAATTTATTTAGTGACACGTAGTACAGGTGTTTCACCAACAACAACCGAACCAGAGAGCTTATTCAGTTCTTTGATTTCATCCATATTCGAGATCACAACAGGCGTTAGCGTTGATTTTGCTTTTTCTTCTAGAAGTGCAAGATCAAATTCAATCACAGTGTCACCTGCTTTAACAGGTTGGCCTTCTTCTGCAATACGCTTGAAACCTTCGCCTTTCAGCTCAACAGTATCGATACCGAAGTGGACGAACAACTCGACACCGTCTTCTGATTCAATAGAAAATGCATGATTTGTTTCGAAGATTTTACCAATTGTGCCGTTTACAGGAGCAACCATCTTGTCTCCAGATGGTTTGATAGCAATGCCATCTCCAACGATTTTTTCAGCAAAAACGACATCAGGCACATCTTCAATATTGACGATTTCACCAGATAACGGTGCAATAATATCAATTGCGCCTGTGTCAGCACTGTCGTCAGATACTAACTTTTTAAGTTTGTCAAACAGCCCCATTGTGTCAGCTCCTAAAGTTTGAATTTATTCTTTCGGGTTATAGTATACTAATGATATGCAGTAGGCGACCACTTTTATGCACCCACTGCAAATGCTTATATCATTATTGTGACTTTTCTGAGATAAACTTCTCTACACAAGCATCAATTTCTTCTGCGGTAGGGAAAGATAGTGCTTCTTCCGCCATCGCTTTGACTGCTTGAAAGTCTACTTCTCGAATCACTTTTTTCACTTTCGGGATAGAGATTCCGCTCATCGAGAATTCATCAAGTCCCATACCCAAAAGAAGTAGGGTTGCCCGCTCATCACCGGCAAGTTCACCACACATCCCGGTCCATTTACCTTCTGCGTGAGAAGCATCAATCACTTGCTTAATCACATTCAGCACTGCTGGAGAGAGTGGGTTATATAAGTGGGAAATCATTTCATTACCACGGTCAACCGCCAGCGTATATTGGGTCAGGTCGTTTGTACCGATAGAGAAAAATGACACTTCTTTTGCCAGATGGTGAGCAATCGCTGCTGCTGCTGGTGTTTCTACCATGACACCGACTTCAATCGATTCATCGAAATCATGACCATCTTCACGCAGTTCAGCTTTGTATGTTTCAAGCGCATCTTTTAATTCACGAATTTCTTCGACAGAAATAATCATCGGGAACATGATGCGTAGCTTACCATGAGCTGATGCGCGCAGGATCGCACGAAGCTGGTCACGCAAAATCTCGCGACGGTCCAGACTGATTCGAATTGCACGCCAGCCGAGGAATGGGTTCATCTCTTTTGGCAAGTCCATATATGGCAAATCTTTATCGCCGCCGATATCCATGGTACGGATAATGACTGACTTGCCCTGCATCGCTTCTGCCACTTCTTTATAAGCTTCGTACTGTTCTTGCTCAGTCGGCAGAGATGTACGATCCATAAACAGGAATTCAGTACGGTACAGACCGACACCTTCACCACCGTTACGCGTCACACCATCACAATCTTTCACCGTCCCGATGTTACCGCAGACTTCAACACGGTGTCCGTCAAGGGTTTCTGCAGGTAAATCTTTCAGTTTGGTCAGTTCTTCTTTTTCGGCAAAGAACGTCTCACGAACGCTTTTTGCTTCAGCGAGTTCATCTTCTGAAGGATTAATGATGATTTTATTGTTGATCGCGTCTAAAACGAGCGTGTCACCATTTTTTACATGGTTGGTAATATCATTGGTACCAACAACCGCAGGCAACTCAAGAGAGCGGGCCATAATTGATGTATGGGATGTCCGGCCACCGATGTCTGTTGCAAAACCCAACACATAATCGAGGTTGATTTGTGCTGTTTCTGAAGGCGTCAGATCATAGGCAACAAGAATGACTTGCTCATTGATTGCACTCAGATTGACAATATGGATACCTAATGCATTTTTTACAAAGCGGTTACCGATATCGCGAATGTCTGTCGCACGCTCTTTCAAGTATTCGTCATCTAATGATTCCAGAGCCGCAGCCTGCTCTTCGATGACAGTATGAATTGCGTTGTCAGCATGGAGCTTATCGTCTTTGATGAGGGCTAAAATTTCGTCTTCCAGCTCTTCATCTTCCAGCAGCATGATGTGGCCTTCGAAAATAGCTTCTTTTTCTTCGCCAAATGTCTCAAGCGCTTTTTGTTTAATGAGTTCTAACTGCGTTTTTGATTTATCACGTGCGTCGTAGAACCGTTGTACCTCAGTTTCTATTTGCGCATCTGAGATAGTGTTGGTGTTAAGGACGATTTCGTCTTCTTGAAGTAGTAATGCTTTACCGATAGCAATACCAGGAGATGCTAGGATGCCTGAAATCATAGCCATACCTTAAACTGGTCAAATTTATTGAGAGATTACAAAACTAAATGCTAACGATATTGTTAGCATTTGTCATATATCATGAACAAAAGCCATTCTACAATGATAGTAGAATGGCTTCAAAATTCAGTGCTTCGAATTATTCAAGGTGATCCATCAAAGCAACTAGGTGATCAACCGCTTGTTTCGCTTGAGCGCCTTCGGCAGCGATGGTAACAACAGTACCTTTGACAAGGCCGAGTGTTTGTAGTTTGAATAGGCTTTTCGCACTGGCACTTTTTCCGTTTGAAGTGACGGTGATTTCAGCATCAAATGTTTTTGCTTCTTTCACGAACTGTGCAGCAGGACGAGTGTGAAGGCCGTTTTCAGCAGTGATTTCTACTTGCTTCTCGTACATTGTGTATACCCCAATTTAATTTATTTTTTTCTTAGTTTAGAACCAAATGAAGCTTAGCTGTTGTCACCTTATTACGCTAGTTTGCGATATAGGTGATGATGCAGTGCTTCTTGTGTTCTTTATTTCGAACCTAAAAATAAAGCAAGTCTGATATTACCAAAGGTTGGGCAAGGATCAACAAAAAAGCCCCAATTAGGGGCTTTTTTCATAGAAAATTTGATTTCAACACATATTATTGTTGGTTCTCTTTCTCGGTAAATATCCCTGCAAATAGTGCGGTACTGAGGTAACGTTCACCGGAGCTCGGCAGAACCACGACGATTGTTTTACCTTTAAATTCAGGGAGTTCAGCCAGACGGTTTGCGGCTACAACAGCTGCACCAGAAGATATTCCAGCGAGAATGCCTTCCTCTTCCATCAGGCGACGCGCCATGTCAATTGCATCTTCAGAAGTGACGCGTTCAACACGGTCAATGAGCGATAAATCGAGGTTGCCCGGGATAAAACCTGCACCGATGCCCTGAATTTTATGCGGAGCCGGTTTGATTTCTTCGCCAGCTAAAGCCTGAGTGATGACTGGTGACTCTTCAGGTTCAACTGCAACAGAAATAATCGCTTTACCTTTCTCATCTTTAAGGTAGCGGCTGGTTCCTGTCAGTGTGCCACCGGTACCGACACCTGCGACGAATACGTCAACTTCACCTTCAGTTGCGTCCCAAATTTCAGGTCCTGTCGTTTTTTCATGAATTTCCGGGTTAGCCGGGTTATCAAATTGTTGAAGTAGCAAATATTTGTCCGGGTTACTGGCAACAATCTCTTCTGCTTTATTGATTGCACCTTTCATCCCTTTTGCCGCTTCTGTCAACTCGAGGTTAGCCCCCAGCGCTTTGAGCAGTTTACGACGCTCTAAACTCATTGACTCCGGCATCGTCAGGGTCAGTTTGTAGCCACGGGCCGCAGCAACAAACGCGAGTGCAATACCGGTATTACCGCTGGTTGGTTCAACAAGTTCAACACCCGGTTTGAGTTTGCCGGATTTTTCAGCTTCCCAGATCATGTTGGCACCAATACGACACTTCACACTGAAACTTGGGTTACGGGATTCTATCTTAGCGAGTACGTTACCCTGACTAACTTTGTTCAGACGGACGATAGGGGTGTTACCGATGGTCAGGGAGTTGTCTTCAAAAATCTTACTCATTGTTATATTCCTTTATTGCACATCTTCGTGTTGTTTTATTGAGCGAAAACACGTTTTTTGTGGGGACCCGTAGAGCATAGGATGTCCGCTAATATGATGAAAGGATTAAAAAGTTATATCTTATAGGGGTTATTGAACTTACGGTTCAAGCCATACCGCTCCGTTTGATGGTGTGGCTGGATGGTGTGGCTGAAAGTTCAATGTACCGTTCTGTTTTTTCTTGTACTCATCATCAATTTTTGCGGACTCCCATTGGCCTTAATTCTGTGCTTTAAGTGTTTCGGCTTTAAACTCATTGACCCACATGGCCGTCGCGCCACAGACGGCAGCCGGCATCACAATTAAGTTGATGATTGGGATGGTTGTAAATAGCGTGACCAGCATACCGAAGCCATAAGCACGTCCTTGTTTGCCTTTCAGTTGCATACGCATGGTATCAAAGTTGACTTTGTGATTATCAAAAGGATAGTCACAATATTGGATTGCGAGCATCCAAGCCGTGAAAATGAACCAGACCAATGGGCCAATGGTTTGTCCGATTCCGGGGATCAGCAGCAAAATAAATAAGCCAATCATCTTCGGAATAGTGTAGCGTAGTTTGCGCCATTCCCGGGCAAAGACGCGGGGGATATCTTTGAAAAAACTCCAGAGGCCTTCATTGTCGATAGCATGACCATCGAGCAGTTTTTCAACTTTCTCAGCCAACAAGCCATTGAAGGGAGACGCAATAATGTTGGCAATTGCACTGAAGAAATACATCGTTACAAAAAGTATTGACAGGACAGCCAGTGGCCAAATGATGTAGTTCAGCCATGACAGAAAGTCAGGCACATAAGACATTATGTTATCGAGCCAGTTGCTCATTTGCGTAAATACATAATAGAGTGCGCCCCCGAGCAGCAGCACATTGGCCAGCAGAGGAAGTATCACAAATCTTCTGATCCCGGGGGTGACCGCCAGTTTGATACCGAAGAAGAAATAGCCGAATCCTGAACGTTTTTTTAACGTCATTCTGTTTCCCTGTGTTGTTGTTGAAAAGAAAGTGAGGCGTTTGCATGTATTCTAACTGACCCAATATAGAATGAAAGTCAGAAAAATCCCGCAGTTCTAACATTAATTTGTTCAAATGTAGGGGTGACTTTTGCTAAAGTGTGTGGATCAGTGGAGAGAATCTCTGAGCATGACATGCTTACTTAAGCGATTCTGTTCAGAAGCAAGTTATCGGGAAGACTGAGAGTTAAAGATGCAAGAATTGCGATTCGTACTCATCATCGTTGGCGCACTCGCCATCGCCGCATTACTTTTTCATGGACTGTGGACCAGCCGGAAAGAGAGTAAATCGAAATTTGGAGATAAGCCATTAGGCAGAATAGAGGAAGCAGCATCATCGATAAAAAATACCCGAGCTTTTCCGCAGAAGAGTGAGCATAAAAAATCCCGGAAGGAGCCGGACTTTTCACTGGACGATAACACGACTGACTCATTCATGGATGACGACACGCAGTATGATAAAGTCGATCCGCTATTTTCTGGATATATGCCTGAAGAAGAGAATCGGTCATATGATTTGGAACATCAGACTATCGCTGATATTGAAGCTGAGAATGAAGCGGACATGAGTGTCGAATTGAATATTCGCCAACCGGTTGGACAAGGCGAAGATATTCCCCAAGCCGAACCAGAACAACAGACTGACAGTGGTAGGAATGAGCCGGA
It includes:
- the corC gene encoding CNNM family magnesium/cobalt transport protein CorC (CorC(YbeX) belongs to the Cyclin M Mg2+ Exporter (CNNM) family, and was characterized as belonging to a set of three proteins, at least one of which must be present for CorA to function.), giving the protein MNEDNSQNSEGPSKKSFFGRLGQLFQGDPKDRQELVEVIRDSEINDLIDHDTKDMLEGVIQISEMRVRDIMIPRYQMVTIDREASLDKLITLITDAQHSRYPIISEDKDHVDGILLAKDLLKYLGSTCTPFHIDEVIRPAVVVPESKRVDRLLKEFREERYHMAIVVDEFGGVSGLVTIEDILEEIVGNIEDETDDEEQQDIRKLSKHTFAVNALTTIEDFNQTFGTNFSDEEVDTVGGLVMTAFGHLPERGEVVQLTDYQFKVTSADNRRVIQLQVTIPDVETVSEAFQE
- the ybeY gene encoding rRNA maturation RNase YbeY; this encodes MSIVLDLQVAVEHPENIPSEENFAHWLTAAVSPFQTQAEVTIRIVDHVESQQLNSQYRGKDKPTNVLSFPFELPPGVTLDLLGDLVICREVVEQESDEQHKPLPAHWAHMVVHGSLHLLGYDHIDDDEAVEMESLETEIMLKLGYQDPYLTEK
- a CDS encoding PhoH family protein; protein product: MSNKIITLEISLEPSDNRRLASLCGPFDDNIKQLERRLGVEINYRNHLFTVVGKPHTTTAAIDILKTLYVNTAPVRGQIPDIEPEQIHLAIKESGILEQNAEPSFEHGKEVFVKTKKGMIKPRTPNQAQYLMNMVTHDITFGVGPAGTGKTYLAVAAAVDALERQEIRRILLTRPAVEAGEKLGFLPGDLSQKVDPYLRPLYDALFEMLGFERVEKLIERNVIEVAPLAYMRGRTLNDAFIILDESQNTTVEQMKMFLTRIGFNSRAVITGDVTQIDLPRGARSGLRHAVEVLNEVNEISFNFFQADDVVRHPVVARIINAYEKWEAQDQRERKEYEKRRRETQQNRATEEQQDASPTVPESDQS
- the miaB gene encoding tRNA (N6-isopentenyl adenosine(37)-C2)-methylthiotransferase MiaB, with the protein product MSKKLLIKTWGCQMNEYDSSKMADLLNAASGYELTEEPEEADVLLLNTCSIREKAQEKVFHQLGRWKNLKDHKPGVVIGVGGCVATQEGDHIRERAPFVDVIFGPQTLHRLPEMIKQSQSAEAPVMDISFPEIEKFDRLPEPRADGATAYVSIMEGCSKYCTYCVVPYTRGEEVSRPMDDVLYEIAQLAEQGVREVNLLGQNVNAYRGATYDGEICSFADLLRLVASIDGIDRIRFTTSHPLEFTDDIITVYEDTPELVSFLHLPVQSGSDRILTMMKRPHTAIEYKSIIRKLRKARPDIQISSDFIVGFPGESDKDFQDTMQLIRDVDFDMSFSFVFSPRPGTPAADYPCDLSETVKKERLYELQQTINSQAMRYSRLMLDTEQRILVEGPSKKNLMELRGRTENNRVVNFEGSADLIGQFVDVKIVDVFPNSLRGELIRTEQEMDLRVVTSPLEMIQKTRRENELGVATFTP
- a CDS encoding 2-octaprenyl-3-methyl-6-methoxy-1,4-benzoquinol hydroxylase, whose amino-acid sequence is METYQVAVVGGGMVGAALALGLAQQGKKVVLLESHQPQPFDATQPMDVRVSAISMASVKLLKSLGVWQHIESMRVCPYRRLETWESVECRTCFDAHDIGLEQLGYMVENRVIQLGIWQAFQQYPNLTVKCPSRLQKIEFGEQENCLHLDEEPMIHAQWVVGADGAHSQVRDFARIGVTAWDYRQHCMLIHVKTEQPQQDVTWQRFYPSGPRSFLPLSGHQASLVWYDTPQKIRQLSQLPSTRLAQEIQAHFPSELGEIDVVQHGSFALTRRHAHQYVAKRCVLIGDAAHTIHPLAGQGVNLGLKDVKCLLKQLSESSTLDESAFVRYEQRRRPDNLLMQTGMDVFYKTFSNNHTPVKIVRNVALKLANHSGMLKKQVLRYAIGLS
- the crr gene encoding PTS glucose transporter subunit IIA, with amino-acid sequence MGLFDKLKKLVSDDSADTGAIDIIAPLSGEIVNIEDVPDVVFAEKIVGDGIAIKPSGDKMVAPVNGTIGKIFETNHAFSIESEDGVELFVHFGIDTVELKGEGFKRIAEEGQPVKAGDTVIEFDLALLEEKAKSTLTPVVISNMDEIKELNKLSGSVVVGETPVLRVTK
- the ptsI gene encoding phosphoenolpyruvate-protein phosphotransferase PtsI, with amino-acid sequence MISGILASPGIAIGKALLLQEDEIVLNTNTISDAQIETEVQRFYDARDKSKTQLELIKQKALETFGEEKEAIFEGHIMLLEDEELEDEILALIKDDKLHADNAIHTVIEEQAAALESLDDEYLKERATDIRDIGNRFVKNALGIHIVNLSAINEQVILVAYDLTPSETAQINLDYVLGFATDIGGRTSHTSIMARSLELPAVVGTNDITNHVKNGDTLVLDAINNKIIINPSEDELAEAKSVRETFFAEKEELTKLKDLPAETLDGHRVEVCGNIGTVKDCDGVTRNGGEGVGLYRTEFLFMDRTSLPTEQEQYEAYKEVAEAMQGKSVIIRTMDIGGDKDLPYMDLPKEMNPFLGWRAIRISLDRREILRDQLRAILRASAHGKLRIMFPMIISVEEIRELKDALETYKAELREDGHDFDESIEVGVMVETPAAAAIAHHLAKEVSFFSIGTNDLTQYTLAVDRGNEMISHLYNPLSPAVLNVIKQVIDASHAEGKWTGMCGELAGDERATLLLLGMGLDEFSMSGISIPKVKKVIREVDFQAVKAMAEEALSFPTAEEIDACVEKFISEKSQ
- a CDS encoding HPr family phosphocarrier protein, translated to MYEKQVEITAENGLHTRPAAQFVKEAKTFDAEITVTSNGKSASAKSLFKLQTLGLVKGTVVTIAAEGAQAKQAVDHLVALMDHLE
- the cysK gene encoding cysteine synthase A — encoded protein: MSKIFEDNSLTIGNTPIVRLNKVSQGNVLAKIESRNPSFSVKCRIGANMIWEAEKSGKLKPGVELVEPTSGNTGIALAFVAAARGYKLTLTMPESMSLERRKLLKALGANLELTEAAKGMKGAINKAEEIVASNPDKYLLLQQFDNPANPEIHEKTTGPEIWDATEGEVDVFVAGVGTGGTLTGTSRYLKDEKGKAIISVAVEPEESPVITQALAGEEIKPAPHKIQGIGAGFIPGNLDLSLIDRVERVTSEDAIDMARRLMEEEGILAGISSGAAVVAANRLAELPEFKGKTIVVVLPSSGERYLSTALFAGIFTEKENQQ
- the cysZ gene encoding sulfate transporter CysZ; translated protein: MTLKKRSGFGYFFFGIKLAVTPGIRRFVILPLLANVLLLGGALYYVFTQMSNWLDNIMSYVPDFLSWLNYIIWPLAVLSILFVTMYFFSAIANIIASPFNGLLAEKVEKLLDGHAIDNEGLWSFFKDIPRVFAREWRKLRYTIPKMIGLFILLLIPGIGQTIGPLVWFIFTAWMLAIQYCDYPFDNHKVNFDTMRMQLKGKQGRAYGFGMLVTLFTTIPIINLIVMPAAVCGATAMWVNEFKAETLKAQN
- the zipA gene encoding cell division protein ZipA, with product MQELRFVLIIVGALAIAALLFHGLWTSRKESKSKFGDKPLGRIEEAASSIKNTRAFPQKSEHKKSRKEPDFSLDDNTTDSFMDDDTQYDKVDPLFSGYMPEEENRSYDLEHQTIADIEAENEADMSVELNIRQPVGQGEDIPQAEPEQQTDSGRNEPDYQVIVLNVHCAGGESFVGTKLFDSLQQNGLLYGEMDIYHRHADLSGTGKVLFSVANIMQPGTLKHDDPDAFTTKGISFFMTLPCYGDPEQNFKLMLKTAQQIADDLGGNVLDDQRLLMTPDKLADYRRQIQAFKAQAV